A portion of the Hoylesella buccalis ATCC 35310 genome contains these proteins:
- a CDS encoding DUF5112 domain-containing protein, which produces MCHQETTKRIYSVLLTLVVLLCAIACSDPHGDDVVALNERAYQYRYRNLDSTLLYANRALQLAGKHGDGYAEALNHLAFVHIARMEYAKADSLLSEVRKSTNNQIELLVADVQLMRLCQRCSKNKDFYVYRESAMRRLHRIEEEYNSLDEHQKRRMIYAESEFYLTTSTYFYYVGLEDLSLDAINQIDVNGEIAQDTSQLLNYLYNVGAGGIILDGTREEINQVEFEYLTRCYVLAKQHHYPYWEANSMQAMSEHLQRKRYRDKLIRDNLPSMQFINPYDMPDSLLAGNLAQRSLKTFIQYGDVYQIAGSYRTLAECYWELKDYKSALICLHNALETNHAINQAPDLVASIREQLSLAYSAIDDKQNSDYNRNLYLDIQEGTRQDRQLEARAEQLDVSSKQLNRMILAIIITIVVVCLLLFIFYYMRKRNDRQASTLTKLMEPLEKWKHDNEEALEENQEKYEEIEEEKHVQQLHVSKNKKRNLEQRTKVSLVNSIIPLIDRMLHEIHQLTKKTEAKSIRDDRYTYIAELAEQINDYNSILTHWIQLRQGVLSLRIESFPLQDVFNLLSRSRMSFSIKGIDLQVMPTQAVVKADKTLTVFMLNTLADNAKKFTPSGGQVRIDSKEGDDYVEIRVEDTGVGMSEQQIEHLFVNKPIVDHTLESVDGNPPSHRISNGFGLMNCKGIIDRYRKTSKIFNVCTIRAESVEGKGSTFAFRLPKGVARTIAVLCMVGSYFINVNAGESGSVPHTPHPIGQAEVVQGEFIQQATAFADSAYFSNTTVHENPLTFQKVTN; this is translated from the coding sequence ATGTGTCATCAAGAAACAACCAAACGCATCTATTCGGTATTGCTCACACTTGTCGTTCTCTTGTGTGCGATAGCTTGCTCAGACCCTCACGGTGACGACGTGGTGGCTCTGAACGAAAGAGCGTACCAGTATCGCTACCGCAATTTGGATAGTACGTTGCTTTATGCCAATCGGGCGTTGCAACTGGCAGGCAAACATGGTGATGGTTATGCCGAAGCCCTCAACCATCTGGCGTTCGTCCATATAGCAAGGATGGAATATGCCAAGGCAGATTCGCTGCTGTCTGAAGTGCGCAAATCGACCAACAATCAAATAGAATTGTTAGTGGCAGATGTTCAGTTGATGCGTCTTTGCCAACGTTGCTCCAAAAACAAGGACTTTTATGTTTATCGAGAGAGTGCCATGAGGCGTCTACATCGAATTGAGGAGGAGTACAACAGTTTGGATGAGCACCAAAAACGCCGAATGATTTATGCCGAAAGCGAATTTTATCTCACCACCTCCACCTATTTTTATTATGTGGGTTTGGAAGATTTATCGCTCGATGCCATCAACCAAATTGATGTCAACGGCGAGATAGCTCAAGACACCTCCCAACTGTTGAATTATCTGTATAACGTTGGTGCGGGCGGCATCATCCTCGATGGCACGCGTGAGGAAATCAACCAGGTTGAGTTTGAGTATCTTACGCGATGCTATGTGCTGGCCAAGCAGCATCATTATCCCTATTGGGAGGCCAACTCGATGCAGGCCATGAGCGAGCATTTGCAGCGAAAAAGATACCGAGACAAGTTGATTCGCGACAATTTGCCCTCCATGCAATTCATCAATCCGTACGACATGCCCGATTCGTTGTTGGCCGGAAATTTGGCGCAACGCTCGTTGAAAACATTCATTCAATATGGCGACGTTTATCAAATTGCCGGCTCGTATCGAACGCTTGCGGAGTGTTATTGGGAGTTGAAAGATTACAAGTCGGCCTTGATTTGTCTGCACAACGCATTGGAAACCAACCATGCCATCAATCAAGCTCCCGACCTGGTGGCATCTATCCGAGAGCAATTGTCACTGGCTTACTCGGCCATTGATGACAAGCAAAACAGCGATTACAACCGAAATTTATACCTCGACATACAGGAAGGAACCAGGCAGGACCGGCAGTTGGAGGCCCGCGCTGAACAATTGGATGTGTCATCCAAGCAGTTGAATCGGATGATTCTGGCCATCATCATCACCATCGTTGTCGTATGCTTGTTGTTGTTTATCTTCTACTACATGAGAAAGAGGAACGACCGACAGGCTTCAACGTTGACAAAACTCATGGAACCCCTTGAAAAATGGAAGCACGACAATGAAGAGGCACTCGAGGAAAACCAAGAGAAATATGAAGAGATTGAGGAAGAAAAACATGTTCAGCAACTGCACGTTTCCAAGAATAAGAAGCGTAATCTTGAGCAACGAACCAAAGTGTCGCTTGTCAACAGCATCATTCCTTTGATAGATCGGATGTTGCACGAAATACATCAACTGACCAAAAAGACCGAGGCGAAGTCCATCAGGGACGATCGGTATACCTATATCGCGGAGTTAGCCGAGCAGATTAATGATTATAACAGCATTTTGACCCATTGGATACAGTTGCGGCAGGGTGTGTTGAGCCTGAGGATTGAAAGTTTTCCGTTGCAAGATGTCTTTAATTTGTTGTCACGCAGCCGGATGAGTTTCTCCATCAAAGGCATTGATTTGCAGGTAATGCCCACCCAAGCTGTGGTCAAGGCCGACAAGACGCTCACCGTGTTCATGCTAAATACCTTGGCTGACAATGCAAAGAAGTTCACGCCTTCTGGCGGACAGGTTCGGATAGACAGTAAGGAGGGTGACGACTATGTGGAGATTAGGGTAGAAGATACGGGCGTTGGCATGTCTGAACAACAAATTGAGCACCTGTTCGTCAACAAGCCCATCGTTGACCACACGCTTGAAAGCGTTGATGGCAACCCTCCGTCGCACCGCATCAGCAACGGATTCGGGTTGATGAATTGCAAGGGCATCATCGATAGATATCGTAAAACCAGTAAGATATTCAACGTCTGCACTATTCGTGCCGAGAGCGTAGAAGGCAAGGGTAGCACGTTCGCCTTTAGGCTGCCGAAGGGAGTAGCACGTACCATCGCGGTGCTTTGCATGGTGGGTTCGTATTTCATCAACGTGAACGCAGGCGAGTCGGGAAGTGTGCCGCACACGCCCCATCCGATTGGTCAAGCGGAGGTGGTGCAGGGCGAGTTCATCCAGCAAGCTACTGCTTTTGCCGATAGTGCTTACTTCAGCAACACTACTGTCCACGAAAACCCTTTAACATTTCAAAAAGTAACAAATTGA